The Roseofilum capinflatum BLCC-M114 genome contains the following window.
CCAAACCCAAAACGACTTACGACGAAAAGAGAGCATCATAACCCAACCTAAAGAGCAAAGCTATAATTATCAAGCATCTAGGCTCAAGAATCAATTGACCGGTACGTTGAACCCCAATTAAGCTATAACAGGATTATTACCACCTCTTGTCGAAGAAAGAGGCGATCGCCCGACTCCAACTTAGGGAAGCTACTGCTGTGATTGTTCTTGATAAACTTAAAAGTCTAGTCTCAAAACGACCAAAAGGGATTGGAGTCGAATTGACTCCCGAACAGATTAATATTGTTCAAGTCCTGAAAAAGGGTCAAGCCTATAAACTCCAGTCTTTTCATTCCTTAGAAGTGCCCGAAGGCATCTATGAAGACGGACAAATTCTCGATGCTCCTGCCATGGCGGAACTGATTCAAACCTGTTTAGCGGAAAATAAAATAACCGTTAAAAATGCTGCTTCGGCGGTTTCTGGACGAGAAGCCGTTACCCGCCTAATTCCGGTTCCGGCTGAGTTAGATGATAACGAACTGCGGGAAATGGTACTGAACCAGGAAGCGGGATTATATCTCCCATTCCCACGAGAAGAAGCCGATGTAGATTACCAGAAACTCGATCTGATGGTCGATGATGATGGGATTGAAAAAGTACGGGTTTTACTCGTGGCGACCCGCAAAGAAGTCACCGATAATTATATTAATACCTTTGAACAGGCAGGATTGCGGCTGGATGTGTTAGAAATTGGTAGCTTTTCCCTGATTCGTACCATTCGCGAAGAGTTGCGGCAATTTGCCCTAGGGGAAGCGGTGGCGATCGCCAATATAGAATTTGAAGGCACAGAAATCGCGATCGTTGTCGATGGTGTACCCCAATTTTCCCGCACCGTTCCCATCGGAACCCAGCAGATTCAAAATGCCCTCTGTCAAGCCATGAACCTGCCCCCATCCCGCAACCCGGAAATCCTCCAAGGAATGACCATTCCCCTCACTCCTGTCGATAGTGTGCAAACGGGGATGACTGGCTCCAACCCTGGCGCGGCTGCTATGGTAAGAGTATTGGGAGAATTAGCCGATGAACTGCGGCGATCGATTGACTTTTATGTAAACCAAGGGGAAAACCAAGAAGTAGCCCAACTTCTCCTAGCCGGTAGTGGGGCAGGAATCGGTCAATTAGATGAATTTTTAACCCAAAGGCTTAGTGTTCCCACCTCCCAAGTCGATCCCATTGAAGCTCTCTCTTTAGAAGCAGAAATGGAAATCCCTCCCGCCCAGCGACCAGGATTAGGTATCGCCTTGGGTCTAGGCTTACGATATGTGATGTAGAGGTAAAACCCCATGTATGGACTCGATATTAATTTTCTTAAAGATAGACCCGGATATTTAGAAACTCCTTCAACAACCCAAAAAAGTGGAGGTGGTGGTGGAAGTAGCGCTAGTCCCACAGAGGTGCTTCCCATTATCGTGGGTTTAGTGGTGGGATCGGCCGCCGTGGGCGCAATCTTGGGCTGGAAACTATTTATTGTTGACCCCAAAAACGCGGAACTACAAGCGCAGTTAGACGGCATTAACGCCAACATTGAACAACAGGAAGCGAAAACCCAAGAAATTGAGTCAGTACAAGCCCAAACTGAAGCGATTCGGGCCCAAACTTTGGCTCTAGCAACGGTGTTTAACCAGATTAAACCCTGGTCAGCCCTGCTGCAAGAAATCCGCGATCGCGCTCCGGCTACCATCCAAATTAGTAGCGTTGAACAAATAGAGATCGAACTGCCAGATCCCAATGCTCCTCCAGAAACCCCAAACGCA
Protein-coding sequences here:
- the pilM gene encoding type IV pilus assembly protein PilM; translation: MVLDKLKSLVSKRPKGIGVELTPEQINIVQVLKKGQAYKLQSFHSLEVPEGIYEDGQILDAPAMAELIQTCLAENKITVKNAASAVSGREAVTRLIPVPAELDDNELREMVLNQEAGLYLPFPREEADVDYQKLDLMVDDDGIEKVRVLLVATRKEVTDNYINTFEQAGLRLDVLEIGSFSLIRTIREELRQFALGEAVAIANIEFEGTEIAIVVDGVPQFSRTVPIGTQQIQNALCQAMNLPPSRNPEILQGMTIPLTPVDSVQTGMTGSNPGAAAMVRVLGELADELRRSIDFYVNQGENQEVAQLLLAGSGAGIGQLDEFLTQRLSVPTSQVDPIEALSLEAEMEIPPAQRPGLGIALGLGLRYVM
- a CDS encoding PilN domain-containing protein, with the translated sequence MYGLDINFLKDRPGYLETPSTTQKSGGGGGSSASPTEVLPIIVGLVVGSAAVGAILGWKLFIVDPKNAELQAQLDGINANIEQQEAKTQEIESVQAQTEAIRAQTLALATVFNQIKPWSALLQEIRDRAPATIQISSVEQIEIELPDPNAPPETPNATMDVKGLQITGTARSFDDVNDFMLLLKNSDFLGGDKTELLRASLQSNNTQVEVPEGSDIEVTLPDVVAFNIETPLSDKGASELMAQLESKGAIGLVSRIETLRQKGILE